From one Candidatus Eisenbacteria bacterium genomic stretch:
- a CDS encoding transposase: MAEDIKNAARLRASLVFLDESGLLMAPHLRRTWAPVGESPVFYRRTRSHEKVSAIGAISVSPRRRRVGLYFALLPNENVTAENLIPFLRELQKHLRRPIILLWDRLNVHRAILVRRFLDRTRRIRTEPFPAYAPELNPVEGVWEHLKRNPLAHYAPESAADLWFHATCSAHEIRTNQPLL, from the coding sequence GTGGCCGAGGACATAAAAAACGCCGCGCGTCTGAGAGCGAGCCTCGTTTTCCTGGACGAGAGCGGGCTTCTGATGGCTCCCCATCTCCGACGCACGTGGGCTCCGGTCGGAGAGTCTCCCGTCTTCTACCGGCGCACGCGCTCCCACGAGAAGGTCTCGGCGATCGGGGCGATCTCGGTCTCTCCTCGTCGGCGGCGCGTGGGACTTTACTTCGCTCTCTTGCCGAACGAGAACGTGACGGCCGAGAACTTGATCCCCTTTCTCCGGGAACTTCAGAAACACCTTCGACGCCCTATCATCCTTCTCTGGGATCGCCTGAACGTTCACCGGGCCATTCTCGTTCGCCGATTCCTCGACCGGACACGCCGGATCCGCACGGAACCCTTCCCTGCCTACGCCCCCGAGCTCAATCCGGTGGAAGGAGTTTGGGAACATCTGAAGAGAAACCCTCTTGCCCACTACGCTCCCGAGAGCGCGGCCGATCTCTGGTTCCATGCCACGTGCTCCGCCCACGAAATCCGAACCAACCAACCCCTCTTGTGA